CACCCGGAAGAGGTTGAGCCCCAGCGTGCAGATGTCCTGCACCCGGTCGGCCTGGTCTTCCTGCTTGGCCAGCACCCAGGGCTTTTGCTCGTCCACGTACTGGTTGGCCTGGTCGGCCAGGGCCATGATCTCGCGCATGGCGCGGGAGAACTCGCGCTTCTCGTAGAGTTCGGCGATGTGCTCCCCGGCCGCGGTGAACTGCCGGTAGAGCGCCGGGTCGTCCAGCGTGTCGCCCAGGCGCCCTTCGAAGCGCTTGTTGATGAACCCGGCGCAGCGGCTGGCGATGTTCACCAGCTTGCCCACCAGGTCGGAATTGACCCGCTGGGTGAAGTCGTCCAGAGAGAGGTCGATATCGTGGACGCTGGCGCCCAGCTTGGCGGCGAAGTAGTAGCGCAGGTACTCCGGGTCGAGATGGTCCAGCCAGGTGCGGGCCATGATGAAGGTCCCGCGTGACTTGGACATCTTCTGCCCGTTGACCGTGAGGAAGCCGTGGGCGCAGATCTCGTTGGGCGTGCGGAAGCCCGCCCCGTGCAGGATCGCCGGCCAGAACAGGGCGTGGAAGTAGATAATGTCCTTGCCGATGAAGTGGTAGAGCTCGGCGCTGGAGTCCGGGTTCCACCACTCGTCGAAGTCGATGCCCTTGCGATCGCACAGGTTCTTGAAGCTGGCCATGTAGCCGATGGGCGCGTCCAGCCAGACGTAGAAGTACTTGTTCTCGGTGCCGGGGATGCGGAAGCCGAAGTAGGGCGCATCGCGGGAGATGTCCCAGCTGCGCAGGCCGTCTTCGAACCACTCCGCCAGCTTGTTGGCCACCTCGGTCTGCAGGTGCTCGGGGCTTGCCCACTCCCGCAGCATGGCCTCGAATTCCTGCAGGCGGAAAAAGTAGTGCTCGGACTCGCGCTCTATCGGGCGCTCGCCGGAAACCACCGAGACGGCGTTCTCGAGCTCCGCCGGGGTGTAGGTGGCCCCGCACGCCTCGCAGGAGTCGCCGTACTGGTCGTCCGCGCCGCACCGGGGGCATTCGCCCTTGATGTAGCGGTCGGGCAGGAACATCTCCAGTTTGGGGTCGTAGGCCTGCTTGATGACCTTGCGGTCCACGTAGCCGGCCTCGTCCAGCCGCGAGTAGATCAGCTCGGCGAAGTAGCGGTTTTCGTCCGAGTGGGTGCTGTGGTAGTTATCGAACTCGATCAGGAAGTCGGCAAAGTCGCGCTGGTGCTCCTCGCCCACCTCGGCGATCAACTCCTCGGGGCTGATGCCCCGCTCCCGCGCCTTGAGCATGATGGGCGTGCCGTGGGCGTCGTCGGCGCAGACGTAGTAGCACTCATGGCCGCGCAGGCGCTGGAAGCGGGTCCAGATATCGGTCTGGATGTACTCTACGAGGTGGCCCAGGTGGATGGGGCCGTTGGCGTAGGGTAGGGCGCTGGTGACCAGTATCTTTCGCGTCATGCCGGTGTCTTTTGGGGTTGGTGAGCGGGTTCGGCCCGGTTTCGGGGCGACTCGAATAAGCCGTACAGTATGCCAGATTGTCGCCGGTGGCACATTGGGGGGTTGATCTTGCAGGGATTATTCTGGGTCGCGCTGGGCGGGGCCGCGGGGGCGGTGGCGCGCTGGGCCTTGAATGCCGCCGTCACGGCCCGGGTCCCCGGGGACTTTCCCTGGGGCACGTTGGCGGTGAATGGCCTCGGGTCGCTGCTGATCGGCTGGCTGGCCACGGTGCTGGCGCCGGGCGGCGAGTTGGCGCTGCTGTTCATGCTCGGCGTGTGTGGCAGCTTCACCACGGTCTCCTCCTTCGGGCTCCAGGCGGTGCAGCTGATCGACGACGGCCGTGGAGCGGTGGCCGCACTCTACGTGCTGATCTCCTTCACCGGCTGCCTGGGGGCGGCCGCGTTCGGCTTATGGCTGGGGGGTGGCCTGTGAGGGTGATGATCTGGGTCGCGCTGGGTGGGGCGCTGGGCGCTGCACTGCGGTACCTGCTCGGCCTGGCCCCCTGGGGCGCCTTCCCCTGGGATACGCTGCTGGTGAACGGCCTGGGGTGTCTGGTCATCGGTTGGGTGGCGATACGCACGGCACCGGACGGGGCCTGGCCACTGGCGCCGCACCTGCGGCAGTTTCTGATGACGGGGGTGTGTGGCGGCTTCACCACCTTCTCGGTCTTCAGCCTGGAGACCCTGGCCCTGTTGCAGGACGGGGCCTGGGTGTGGGGCGCGCTGTACGTGGGTGCCACGCTTCTGGTGGCCTTGCTCGGGGCTGCGGCCGGTATAGCCCTGGCGCGGGACTGAGGCCGGTTATTCGGCCCCGCCCTCGTGCGCCGCGCCCTCGGCCGTCGTCGGCAGGATCAGCGGGATGGGGACGTGCAGTGCGGCGGCCAGCGCGCGCAGCAGCTCCGCCTCCCGGATGTTCACCTGCCCGTTGTGGGCCACGGTGGCCACCATCGCCTCCACCAGCTTGCGCTTGTTGCCCGGGGAGAGGCGGTCGAGTCGGGGCAGCATCGTGCCCAGGGCCTTGGGCCAGTTCTCGGGGATCCCGTAGCTGGGAGGCTGGTTCTCGCGGTAGAGCACGGCCATGCCGGCGGCATAGGCGGCCCGGGCGCTTTCTTTGTCGCCCTCCGCGCCGGCCGCGGCCAGCACCGAGAGCAGCTGGCGGATGCCCTCCACCTTATCCGCATTGACCCGGGCGTGGCCGCGGTCCGCGCCACTGGGGTTGAGTACATCGCGCAGGTGCCCGTTGAACAGCTGTGCCAGCGCGAACTCGAACACCGAGACCTGGCCGTCCTTGGCGATCAGCGCCTCCACCGTGGCCTGCAATGCCGCCAGGTCTTCCCGCGGTTGGTGGCGGAGCGCGGGCAGGGCCAGTTCCAGCACCGGCAGGCGCTGGTCCGGTGCCAGGGTCCAGTCGGCCGCAAGCCACCCCTGCAGGGTCTCTGCGGCCTCGTCCCCCCAGTCCTCTGCCACCTGCTGCAGTTGCTGGTCCCGCACCTTGCGGTCGTCGCTGATCAGCAGGTAGAGCACCGCCAGACCGGCCTGGTCGCTGTGCACTGCATCGGTGAGCGGATCGGGCAGGCGCTCGATCAGGCGGGCCGCGCCCTGGTGGCGGCGGGTGTCGGGCTGGTCCACGTCGGCGAGAATCGCCGCCAGGATGGCCCCCTGGGGCAGGGCCTCCATGCCGGGCAGCGGGGTGACGCCGGGAATGCCGCTGCGCCCACCGGTCTGTGCCTCTTCCCGTGACTGGCGGGCGGCCGCTTCCGCTTCAGCCCGGGCCTCCTTGCGGCGCTTTTCCTGTTGCGCCAGCGCGGCCAGGTCGCGTTCGGGGTCGAACTGCGGGTCGACGGCGCGGATGCGCTGCTCCAGCGGCGGGTGGGTGGCCAGCAGCCCGCTCATGGAGGCAAAGCCCGAGGCAAACAGCATATGGCTGACCTCCTCGGTCTCCGGGGATTCCAGGCCGGAGCCGCGGCTGTGCAGGGCGATCTTTTTCAGCGCACCGCCGATGCTGTCCGGGTTGCGGGTGTACTGCACCGCCGAGGCGTCGGCCAGGAATTCGCGCTGGCGCGAGACCGCC
The genomic region above belongs to Alkalispirillum mobile and contains:
- the metG gene encoding methionine--tRNA ligase, producing MTRKILVTSALPYANGPIHLGHLVEYIQTDIWTRFQRLRGHECYYVCADDAHGTPIMLKARERGISPEELIAEVGEEHQRDFADFLIEFDNYHSTHSDENRYFAELIYSRLDEAGYVDRKVIKQAYDPKLEMFLPDRYIKGECPRCGADDQYGDSCEACGATYTPAELENAVSVVSGERPIERESEHYFFRLQEFEAMLREWASPEHLQTEVANKLAEWFEDGLRSWDISRDAPYFGFRIPGTENKYFYVWLDAPIGYMASFKNLCDRKGIDFDEWWNPDSSAELYHFIGKDIIYFHALFWPAILHGAGFRTPNEICAHGFLTVNGQKMSKSRGTFIMARTWLDHLDPEYLRYYFAAKLGASVHDIDLSLDDFTQRVNSDLVGKLVNIASRCAGFINKRFEGRLGDTLDDPALYRQFTAAGEHIAELYEKREFSRAMREIMALADQANQYVDEQKPWVLAKQEDQADRVQDICTLGLNLFRVLVVYLKPVLPRLAADAEAFLNLPEQDWADAKTPLLDHEIRKFKPLMTRVDPDKVEAMLEDSKKTLQPKGDPQPAEDSPLAKDPIGEQIEIGDFTKLDLRVARIEKAEHVAGADKLLRLELDLGGETRQVFAGIKQAYQPEDLQGKLTVMVANLKPRKMKFGVSEGMVLAAGPGGSDLYVLEPHEGAQPGMRVK
- a CDS encoding M48 family metallopeptidase produces the protein MNFFEHQDRARRTTLWLILLFVLGVIAIAVVVNALVLFFLGEPPPAGAPPARWVEDNLELLITSTVLVVAGIGLASAFRVASLSGGGSKVAEMLGGTRVTPDTRDPKRRQLLNVVEEVALASGTPVPDVYVLEEEKAINAFAAGYSQSDAAVAVTRGTLEKLNREELQGVVAHEFAHIVNGDMRLNIRLMGVVFGLLVLTVVGRFMTRAIFVGGGSREGKQAAMGIAALGLALILVGALGVFFGRLIKAAVSRQREFLADASAVQYTRNPDSIGGALKKIALHSRGSGLESPETEEVSHMLFASGFASMSGLLATHPPLEQRIRAVDPQFDPERDLAALAQQEKRRKEARAEAEAAARQSREEAQTGGRSGIPGVTPLPGMEALPQGAILAAILADVDQPDTRRHQGAARLIERLPDPLTDAVHSDQAGLAVLYLLISDDRKVRDQQLQQVAEDWGDEAAETLQGWLAADWTLAPDQRLPVLELALPALRHQPREDLAALQATVEALIAKDGQVSVFEFALAQLFNGHLRDVLNPSGADRGHARVNADKVEGIRQLLSVLAAAGAEGDKESARAAYAAGMAVLYRENQPPSYGIPENWPKALGTMLPRLDRLSPGNKRKLVEAMVATVAHNGQVNIREAELLRALAAALHVPIPLILPTTAEGAAHEGGAE
- a CDS encoding fluoride efflux transporter FluC, whose translation is MQGLFWVALGGAAGAVARWALNAAVTARVPGDFPWGTLAVNGLGSLLIGWLATVLAPGGELALLFMLGVCGSFTTVSSFGLQAVQLIDDGRGAVAALYVLISFTGCLGAAAFGLWLGGGL
- the crcB gene encoding fluoride efflux transporter CrcB; the encoded protein is MIWVALGGALGAALRYLLGLAPWGAFPWDTLLVNGLGCLVIGWVAIRTAPDGAWPLAPHLRQFLMTGVCGGFTTFSVFSLETLALLQDGAWVWGALYVGATLLVALLGAAAGIALARD